ATATCACTAATATTCTGGTTTAGAAGttttttaaattggttaatagaGGTGATATTGGTTAAATCAAATCTAAGTGCAAGTTCATTATAATCTTTCAGAGTTTTTTGGAATAAAACTATTAGCATAAATGGTAGATCTACTAAAAGGAATTGCAAATAATCTTTCATTTCTTAATAAATATGggttttcattattaaagtatTGTTCAATTAATTCGTTTAGATAGGAGGGAGCAGTTCctgataaaattttataaagaagGACAAGTCTATGTTTTTTGCGCCTTGTGGCAAGTGTATCCCAGCCAAGTTCTGAGTAAAGTTTATAATGAGATGTTCCCTTACGCAGTCCAGTGATAATTTGGGCAGCATCTATTTGAATAGATTCAAGAAGTAATGCTTCCTGTTGTGTACAATTATCAAACAAGATATCACCGTATTCTAATAATGGTCTTAtatatgaaacatatattttagTTAAAGATTTTAGACTCAATTTATATTTAACAGTTTTTATAAGGTTTATACGATTACAAgcttttttgtaaatgtagtgAATATGGTAGTGCCATTTACCATCCTCAGAAAGAAATAAGCCTAGACGTTTGTAGTTCTTGACATTTTTGATAACCTCATTTTGGAATAAGACATCTGGacatataatatttcttttgcGACTGAAAGTAAGCGATTCTGTTTTATCTGGGTTGAATTTAATATCCCATTTTTTAGAccatttatctatattttcaaGGTCCTCAGATAAACTATTTGCTGTATCTAAAGGAGAAATGTCTGTGACCTTAAAAAGAGAGGTATCATCTGCAAATAGTcttttatcatttgttatacaatcagttatgtcatttatatagattaGAAAAAGAAAAGGACCGAGAACTGAGCCCTGGGGGACACCCGCACTTACCTGACGATATGAAGAGGAGAAACCTTCAGTTATAACTCTGTGTTGACGATTGTCTAGATAACTTTTAAACCAATTTAAGACATTACCTTTAACACCATACATTTCAAGCTTATAAAGTAATCCGGGGTGCCAAACCCGATCAAAGGCTTTgctaatatcacaaaaaatagatCTAGTTTCTAGCCCttcatctatttttttttataaatgtgtcATACATTGAGAGTAATTGATAAATAGTCGAGTCTCCTCGAATAAATCCTGATTGgaattttgataacatttcatGTTCAACAAGAAGattgtataaatgtttgaaGATAATCTTTTCTAATATTTTACTAAGACAAGATGTGATTGAAATTGGTcggtaatttgaaatgtcattatCACTACCTTTGCCTTTATAAATAGCATTAATATTAGAAAGTTTCCAAGACGAAGGAACAAAGCTAGTTGATAATGTTTTGTTGAATAAAATAGTTAAGGGTGTAACAATTGATGATaaaagaagtttcaggactttAGGTATTATGCCATCAGAGCCAGCAGGTTTATTtccatttattataattatttgatcTCTGACTTCCTGTTcctgaattaaaatattatcaagtATGTTAGGAGATTCTGGGACAGCAGGCAAAGGATCAATATTATCAGAAGAAGTtgatattgatgtaaaatagtCAACAAGACCTTCGGCTTTATCTATAGGATGGAACAAGAAAGAATTGTTATAATTTAATGGTGGAATAATAGAGTGTTTATTATTGAACTTAAGTAGAGTTTTTGCGGTTTTCCACCATTTAAACGAAGaagtatttatatcatttaaagatttttctaAATTATCCAAATATACAGATTTTGCATTACGAATCAAAGTTATGGTTTCATTTCTAAGATTTCTAAAATTTTCCCAATGAGCTGGATTATTAGTTTGAACTGCTTTTTTATGAACTCTATTTCTCTGTCTAATTTTTAGCCTAATCTCACCTGTCATCCATGGCTTGTCATTAGGTCTTACAGTTATTTTCTTTTGAGGTATACATTCATTCATAACCCTATTTATAGTATCACTAAGTATGGAATTGAAACTATCTACATCATGGTGTTCACCAATACTTACCCAGtcaatattatttatcatttgattCATCTTGACAACATCCGCTTCATTATAGAGATAAATGTTTTTAGCATATGTATGTTGTTTAAAAACAGAATGacaaaaactgaaattaatAACAGAATGATCACTGCATATCGGAGGTgttatatgtgtatttttaacAATGGTATTGTTATTTGTAAGAACAATGTCAATTGAGGTAGAGGAATCAGGTGTTACTCTAGTAAAATCATTTACAAAGTTTGTCATATTATATTTGCTGAGGAGTCTACTAAAAGTGGAATTAGGCTGTATGGTGAGCATATTTACATTGATATCACCAGTGATAATAATATCAGCATTTGTTTGTTTCGAGTCATCAGTAACATGATCAAGCATAGTATCAAGTTTATTCCAGTAGTCAATATTACTATCTGGAGGTCTATATATACAACCTAAAATTACTTTACTGTTTCCAAATACAATTTCAGTCCACAATACTTCTAAATCATTTGTCTCAAAATCAACCCTTCTCTTTACAATGACATTTTCCttatgatatattaaaatgCCACCCCCGGGTCGCAGGTGTCGGTCCTTTCTAagaatttttgaagaaaaattttCAAGGCATAAATCAGAATCAATTACTGTATCATTTAAATTGCTTTCAGTAAGCAAACGATATCTTTTTTATTAAGTTCTGCTTCAATAACATCAAGCTTGTTACGTACTGATCGGATGTTGAGGTATGCTATATCAAGACTGCGTAAAGGACCTGGATTTTTTTCTACATCCATACACATGGTTATAATTAACAAGATAGCAATAAGTGAGAAATGATCATTTGAGAAGAATATGGAGTAGAAAATTGTGTATCTTTCAGTATCGTCGGATAAAGAGAGGAAATGAATAAGACATAATTGAAAACTATATATGTGTTCTGATTTAATTCCTACAGTGGAAGTAAAGCCACTGGCAAATGCCCCATGCAAGTCAATCGTATTGACTGTATACATATAGATTCTATCCATTGTCAAAATGGTGAGATTTCTCAAAAGACAGCATGAGGTGACTGTCAGTGACCACAACTACTTCCACATAATTTCGGTGGGGTTCCGATAGGCattcattaaagtgaatagtcggggaaaggaaaccagtctaaatgcgttctttggccttccaaaagtcattgcatACCATAAttatggtcaagttctgcttacggtgtccagttttgaccattgaaattttggggaagccccgtgtaaatttagcacagttctaaatataaattcgctaaacatgtgtttctcagtcgtgtcggtttcgtttcgtgtgataaaccactaatgcggtatgtaaattgttgttttgagatgatacatttgatgcaaatgaagtattcttacattaatgacaatgctttgtaatcatttttcgataaaagcatctttatacatggaaatcgacacaaatattctgccgatgcagagatggggccccggcaaggggcaattattgcagcatcgcattcgtcgtattttacatcaaccgaatcatgaaggttaaatacaaataatcgtaacataatttcccatttaaaaccacacgaaaacgttccatacaacgtccatgcatgtagctgtcaaagatgtgaaaataaattagctcatacatagatattttacaagtacaatatatgtgttcaattattcgtgtagtgttttgcagagatttaattaaattatatgtatgtctctgtgtttttttttttttttttttttttttttttgtaaacaatatttgagttttggagagagatgacatgaatgtccagctggaaggaaagaaacttttatgatgtatatgtattgtacaatgtatatatgtaaacgtacattccatgtagctgctatagaattacaactaggaaattctctcaaacattgataatatttaattcttgaCATTCAtataggcctatgctgtgagaattaacacatcaaatatatttccagaaaacatataggcctacatgtatgttactttccttttctgttgtttcctgttcttttttgtgctctggagaaaaagatgattgagttggaagaaaagtaattaattaagagaaatgtgtaccacagtactttgtctgtagccgaggggttctatactgttttaatagtccagtaattaataattaaattgaaaatttcaaaattaagatggaaatgtaaattccatttttgaatgcaGTGGTTCCcttcctttgagagtacacagtgtgtaaaccctttttggtttttaggaataatacctgaaaaggaacctgaaataacatgacaatcaatcaggtatgtgtgtaacttgggtggggggttgaaatatagaagaaatagctacagataactgaaAGTGGAatggtgctttatcattgatctggtcattgcatatttggggtttacatggcgtttttttggttatttagtctcattgattttggagcaactttgaatccatatggtactgtatatctttcttttttccatgtgtagctatttcttctgtatttcaccccccgcccaagtcacaacttcccaataggtaccacttttttgtttagaactcaaatcaaagacagatgtacatagtactacatactacattttagtctatgtgtttgtaatcactgttactacagtattgatacataaatggtctatgtacaagttacacatagacaataaatgcgaaatttggttcagacaaaaagatttgtaacatttcagataacttgctagttttatgatttgatttatatgttgagtctactcttgtaaagtagaatttagaaatcttaagacaatggtatctatattgctatatgtaaaaaaaaatccttatattttaaaagtaattgaaaagctatctcacaagccctgacaaacaaatgggcaggcatatggatgcaagaattataatcactggatctagaggactaatataaacaaatatttctacaaagttaaacaatgaaaaagtattgcatcataattttatttaatgattacagttgaaagaaacatttaaaaataaatttaataataacTGTTTAAAAAATTCTGTTTCATGATCGTATAGGTCCATAATTTGgtaaaagtttactttcaagagtgcactcaaatcaacattcctTCAGTCTTCAAATGTTGCTAATTGTATGTCTATGAATACAGTAAAAAACCCCCGAAGTATTTCCACCCCACTTTTTACCGCCCAAAACTAGCTTGATTCGCCATGAAAATTTTTCAGAACTGGATTTCCCCTCCATACAAATACACCTCGTTATTATCGCCAAACCCGCCTACCGCCATCCAGCCATCACATTTTACGGgaacaaatgaataaaataaacatataaagaCCCTCGTTAATATCGCCAAATTCTGATGATAGGGACACATGTATTCGAAAGGTGCTTAACTGCCCGACTGACAGTAATCAGCTTACACACATATGGCCACGAGTACGTCCGTTGTGAACACAGTGAAATCAAATTAACCATTATGGGTTACACCTTTGTCagtcagtcttcatatgatgctaattgtatgtatatgtatacatacacttgtatacaggtccaagggatgatgaactttctgtattcatgtcactatgcatgcatggtgcctgaaaaaaaaagaaccaacaattttttatatctgttgaatatgacaaaaattgaaatgatcaaattcaaatatatataaatgaataaatgtaggttcattctacaggtttttttttttttttttgttatggtagagaaaacattttataagttgtgaatgtgtcactgatgcatttaaTAGAATCacatattgtttcaaaaaagatacaaaattcattatctatagttccaacaaaaattcagaataattataaatgatacatggctgcagtacatttcaactctgtaaagtttgtcatatacacatgaaccaggtacagttgtaataaatatacaaacactatttattattatgaccagaaataatactgtatgtgtcctccatatatatctaaagaacaagctaaaacctacatgtacatatgtatatgtgtatatcagaacatatacaatacaattttaccaattaacctacaatgtaaatcctacatacaatgtatgtgtataacgtacactaccagaacatatacagaacaataatttacaaattaaaaatctataaatatatacatcagaactgtatgaattgatcggtagcataatattatagattaattgaaacaaatcttagcttgataatgcactagcggttacattctaactgtacatgcattacaacggtacattttataaatatacagggcattcattacccctaaagaggccccacgaaagaaccgctatttaccccagggttacgttttacgcgattggggaacaggtatgaaacatgtgaccatatgtgaccactcattcatgaaaaaaatactgctagggactatttacataatgatcaaaatacgaagagtcactcactcactatcagctgagcagggagtaccgggtagtaggcctaggtacgtacagtagcggtccggagccgcgtactcgtttgaactgttctcttcactataacaagttgtattaacactctccatgcgtcgtaatgtttaccgagtcatttgttgggattgtcgctgctccattgccttttcgttcgcattttaggtgagtcagttggttgttttggcggaaaccttttggttcaaaactacggtagtcatgttttgtttactacggagagtggtggatgttgcgcatgcgttaagattgaactgcactgatagccggCCGGGAGGACGCATTAGGATTcccataataaatattaatttcttcgcatacagagcgattttgattttatttttctatttcataaggaattatactggatatattaacaccattttaccgattttagcccttctttgcccgactattcgctttaattGATAATATAGCTACACCAAGATAAATGTTTAGACacattattatatacaatattaataatatatacatttgtgttaCCTTTGCATGAAAAACTTccatgtacataatgtaaaggGGCGGATTGAGGATGGAGTTGTTTCGGATGATCAACGTCAGATAAGAGCTTATAGGTTGTCGCATTAGATAGTAACGTtaaattcaaacatttaattGGGTCAGAGTATTGATTAAGCTAAAAGAAAAGGGATATTTAACTCGGTCCGGATAGTGAGTTacaatatatcattaatatattattatattttttttcagatgaGTGGGCTATAGCTCACATAGTGAATTTCCATATTTGTATATGAATAAAAAGTATAATAAATTTAGAGTTCAACAATTACATATCCAATTTGAGAATACAACATTGGTATATACAGTCTATTATATGTATACCGGTAAGACTAGAGGAGTTGTGTCCTTTTTATTAGTAGTAAATTacccatacatgtatataatacaaatgtatatgaacTTTGTAGACACAACTACTAATGTGTCATTTTCCTGTAATAGTAAATTTCaataatgttataaaattcatttgcataacttaaattgaaaataattacagtaatagtctaattatttatttaattaaagtacatttaattatgatatagtataataattatattcatatataaggtacatatatgtacatgtttaaagTCAGAAGTCTTGAGACAGCTCCATGTCTCCATACACAGGCTGTAGAACAACTTAACTGGTGTTCTGCTGCGTTTTGCTGGGTCTGGTGGGGGTCTTTGGAGGAGGGTCCAGGTAGGCTCTAAGGTCAGAAAAAGTAGTAACTGTAGATTTTTGGCCATCGTTTCCTCTTACAACTATCCTACCATCCTGGGTCCAAGTGCCAGAAATCAACTTTTGCTTTTTCAAGTATCTTGCCTTAGCAAAAACATCCATTCTCGTTTTTGTGAGGGCTTCATTTAGGAAGAAGGTGATTTTGCCATTTTCATTCCTGAGCTTTCGATTATTAAAAAGGTCAAatcttttttcataaacaaaggCTCGTACTCTATAAGATATGAAGCGCACAATTATATCCCGGGGGTAATTTGAGTTAGGCTTCCCCACCCTGTGGGAGCGGCTGATATCTGAGGACTCAACCATGACACCCAGAGTCTCATTGCATGATTTTATTATCACTTGGTCGGTATCCTCTTCCTTAGATTCAGGAATGCCTCGGAATTTGAGGCAGTTACGCCTTGAATATTGTTCAAGGTCATCAATCCTGTCTTCTAGCTTACTGACATGGTGTTTAAGATCTGTAATGCCGAGGGCCGTTTGGAGTGaagttttaaataaatcattatcCATCAAACGTCTGACTATTTCATCCACTTGTTGTGGGTCCCGGACAGCCACAAGAGTATCAATACTTTTCTTTAGTTTATTACTGATTTCAGGTGTGCTCATTTTGACACTGAGTAACAGTAGACACAAATTAACTGACTCAaatgttctttgtttttatattagatattgagtttttttaatgcaaataacctcatattgatataaattattttttctttgttttcattctaAATCCGGTtttttgattggccaattcttttttgcataccactatgaaaaaaatctataaTGGCGCCCGACGCCCTGAGAACTCCGACGTTATGGTGACGCCACAATAGAGCAATTGACGTTGTGTATTGAAGAATCCATTAGGAAATCAAttgaatcgtacgtgtaaatgtattttattaagtagtctagaaaattaattataagcattgatgtcttaatttttttataatttttctgGACCAGGTGTAAGAAGAGCTGCTAAGCTCAACATATAATCAAGTTTAAATAAAGTCTAtttttcatcgggttatgaaataaattttgtttgctacgcggattcacaccgtttacaaacaaaattagtTTCAAATCCCGatgattaaaaaatagtgacatcaatgcttaaatggaTGTTAATTACAAAAAAGAACGATTGCCTTTAGACAGAACTCTGACTACACAATGTTGGTGATCACAGGCGTGCTAACAGTACATATACAGATCAGTACAGATCTAATTAATGTCACTACTTTTAACTTACAATGAAAATCATAAAACCACAATGAATTGTAAATTTACCTATTGATATCATTTTACTAATACATATTCAATAAATCAGAATAAGATAAGTGACCATttgtaaaatgtcatatttgATAGTTGTTACTTCTGGACGGTGTTCGGTTTATATAAGTCCAGTTTATCATAAATGAGAGTGAcgaattttaagaaataactaGAATATGAACAATCAGTAAATCAGGCATAACGTAGCAACGTTGCTCGAATTTGTAGATATTAACgttcaaatattttacatgaattGACTCTGTactggatttttttcttcttttttgcTGTTGTAATCTCATAAAaatgaggaaataaagaatatctatctatctatctattgcACACTGATGCGTATTTACCAAAGATTGTAAGAGAATATACCAATCGAAGATTTTTAGGGGCAAACCAAGCATACTATACCATAAAGACTgagtattttttgtgttttttttgtttttttttttgtttcagttttacgGTCCATCGACAACTAAAGTCATTTAGGGCCCAACTGCAAATCATGTAATAGGCCCCAACGAAATATAAATAATCATTGCGTCTAAAGGATCTGGTTAAAACATAGGCGAATGAAGACTGATTAGTACAAATATAACTCGGAAAAATACACAGGCATAATGTCATAATGTTAATTTCAGGGTTTTTTATTAAGGCAAATTGACCTGAAGATATATTACCCGTGTAGCTTTACAAAGAGCCAATTACGAAGGTCTACTACAACATTCCAAAagatattcaaattaaatcatATAATTGTATTCTCTTTTGTTCAGCCTTTCCTTTTCCTTCGACATATACTTTTACGAGATTAATTTGATTTAGCAGTATGGTATAAAGATGCtacttttgtaaaataatacttaataatatCGGTCATGGCCACTTATTTGGCCCCTATTGacactttttttgttt
This genomic window from Argopecten irradians isolate NY chromosome 4, Ai_NY, whole genome shotgun sequence contains:
- the LOC138322334 gene encoding uncharacterized protein: MSTPEISNKLKKSIDTLVAVRDPQQVDEIVRRLMDNDLFKTSLQTALGITDLKHHVSKLEDRIDDLEQYSRRNCLKFRGIPESKEEDTDQVIIKSCNETLGVMVESSDISRSHRVGKPNSNYPRDIIVRFISYRVRAFVYEKRFDLFNNRKLRNENGKITFFLNEALTKTRMDVFAKARYLKKQKLISGTWTQDGRIVVRGNDGQKSTVTTFSDLRAYLDPPPKTPTRPSKTQQNTS